The genomic region AGTAGCCCATGGACTTGAAAGAGCAATTATAAACCATATCCCAACACCTGAAACTCCACCAAAAACCATTGTAAGAAGCAGGAAAAACCAAATATGTCTCCGCACATACTGTCTTAAAGCAGCATTGCCCTCTTTTACGCTTTTAAGATCTGTAAGCCATAGGAATATCCCACCACCCACGGCAAAGTGGGATATAAATACATGTAACACTGCAATTATTGCTACCAGTGTTCCAGAGTTAAGATAGTAAAGTTCCCAGACAGGATAGTTCATACTTTGCCCTCTCTAAAAAAGGCAACCCTAAGCATGTAAAGAATAACTGCTATGCCAGCAACAAGAATCAGAAGGAATATGACGAAAACATCCCACTGAGGCATGACCTTGAACTCAGCGATACGGAAGTTTTCGCCAAGCTGAAATATTCTCAGGTGGTACCGATTTATTATCATAGCAATAAGGGTTAAAAAAAGAAAAAAAGCTGTGGCAGAGAGTTTCTCCTTTAGTCCTGAAAATAATGCAATTATAGCAAATATAATCCCTGAAACAAATACTATGGTTGCCAGAAAATCACCACCAATAAAGTTAAGTAAGACTCTCTCAGGAAGACTCAGAAGAAACAGAATTCCAGCAAAAATCTGAAACATGGTGGCATAACTGAATATCTTCAAACCCTCTTTAATTTTCAGATTTTGCAGTTTTTGTTCCATATCCTTTCGGAATTTGTAATAGAGGCTATAAAATAGTCCTCCTATGGCAATACTACCAATTATAAAATGTAAGTATCTCGGGTATATGCTCAATGTATTCCACATAAGTATTGTTCCAGTTCTGTTTTCAAAGTATTTTTTCCACTGTTCAGGCTCTTCCATAAGAGATAGATTGTTGACCAGAATAAAAGCAATGTAAAACATTATAAAAATTACAATTAAAAGCGAAGACTTTGCCAGTCCTGAGTTTTTAAATTTCTTATAATGAAAATAGGACGAATAGTAAGCGATTACGAGCAGAGGAATAATCATTATCCAGAAAGTTCCTATAATAACAGAGCTCGTATAAAAGAGATGACCAAAAACAACCTGGATGAACAAAAGTGCTGGAATTGCCATGTTTATTGCAAAGGCAAAAAGAATGGGGATCTGCTTTGCAATTGATTTATCCCTCTCCATGCTTTCAGAGGATTTAAATGCCTTATAAATTGTTATAAGACTCAAACCAAGAATAGAATTCACAAGTACGATATGAATCAGGAAAAATAACTGTTCAAGGAAAATAAAAATCTGCGCAGGTGCTGGAAGGCTTTCAGGATAAGGAATCAGATTTTTAACATCCATTCTGTGGAATTATATCAGATACTCTGCTGAAATTCAACCTGAATTTTTAAGTTTTTCTTCTATGTGAGTGCAGATTCCGTGAAGAAGTTTCAGTTCCCAGAATGTAAGCCCTGTTCTTCCAAGAAGATGTCTGAAATTGTTCATTATCCTTTTTTCAAGGTAAGGATTGTCAGGCATGTATCCAATTTTTTTTAGAACCGTAAAGACTCTTTCGTAAAGTCTGTTGAGTTCCTGCTGATCCACATAAAACTGCCTTTCCATGTGGAAGTCTTTTATTTCTTCTAATCTCATGAGTTCATAGGCAACTATTAAAACTGCCTGAGCAAGATTTAATGAAGGCTGTAGCTCTGATGTGGGAATTGTTATAAGACATCCGCACTTTTCCACTTCTTCATTGAAAAGACCTTTGTCCTCTCTTCCAAAAAGTATGGCAACTTTGTTATTTTGAGCTACTTCAAAAACTCTTTTTACTCCATCCTTTACATCCAGAATCGCTCCTCTTTTTGAGCCTCTTCTTCGTGTTGTTCCAACTACAAGCGCTTTGTCTCTGAGAGCATCGTCAAGCTCTTTATAAACTTCAGCTCTTTCAAGAATATCCTTGCTTGCCCATGCCATCCAGTAAGCTTCGTCTGTTAGCGTTACAGGATTTACAAGGATGAGATTTCTAAACCCCATGTTTTTTATTGCTCTTGCAGAGGAGCCAATATTTCCTGACTCTTTTGGCTCAACTAAAACAAAATAGACATTATCTTTCCATAAAGTCATTTAAAAGGGGTCAACCTCTGTAGAATCTGATTCTTCAAGGGTAATGAGGGTTTTATGAAGTTCTTCCTCTGCAGTTTTCAATTTGCTCTTGCAAAAACGAATAAGCTCTGTTGCCCTTTTTACCTTTTCAACGAGAACATCCACATCCACTTCCTGTGATTCTATAAACTTAAGAATTTCTTCAATCTCTTTCATTGCCTTAGAATAACTTAAGTTCTCCATTGTTTTCCTCCTTCCTGGTTACTTCTGCTGTAAGCTTTCCATTATAAAGCTGAATCTGTATATTAGCCCTGAGAGGGACTTCCTGAGAGTTTTTCAGAACTTTTCCATTTAAATAGGTAATGCTGTAGCCTCTTTTTAAGATATTTTCAGGACTGAGAAGACGAAGCTTTTCACTAACTCTTTCAATTTGGATATTTTTCAATGAAAGCGTGTTTTTCAGCTTTGTAAAAAGGCTGTCTCTGTAAGAGCTTATTCTGAAACTCTGTTTTGCCATGTTTTCGTTGATTTTCATTTTTACTTTATTATTAATGTTTGTGATCTCTACTTCCTGCGCTGTCAAGAGTAGATTTGTCTTTTTATAAAGCTGCTGTTTAACTTTGAAAAGAATTTCTCTTTCACTGTGAACCCTTTTTAAAACATTATTATGAACTTCACTTACGGTCAGATTCATCTTCTGTAAAATTTTTTCCCTTGAGTTTTTAACAGCCAGCTTGAATCTTTCTTCAATGCTTTGATTTCTTGAAATCTCAACACTCAAAAAACTCTCAGCTCTGTGAATAATTCTATGTTTCAGGGTATCAAGCCTTGAGTCAAAATCTACTGCTTTGTCAACTATAAATTTGGCAACCTCGGATGGAGTTTTAAAAGACATTGATGCAACAAAGTCTGCAACAGTTTCATCCCTTGTATGTCCTATTCCAGTAAATACAGGTATTGGCATCAAAGCCATTGTTTTTGCCAGTTCATAGTCATTAAAAATTGCCAGATCAGTAACAGAACCACCTCCACGAATTAAAACAACAGCATCAAAAGCTTTAGCTTCAATCGCGCATCTTTGAAAAGCCTCCATTAAAGAGACAACAGCAGACTCTCCCTGAACAAAGGCATCAAAAAGTTTTGTATAGAACTTAAAACCATATCTATTACCCTTTAAAATTTTTAAAAAATCCTCATATCCCGCTGCAGACTCACTGGATACAATTGCAATCCTCTGAATTATAACTGGAATTTCAAGAAGTTTATTCCTTTGAATAAGTCCTTCTCTTGTGAGCCTTTCTATTGTTTCTTTCTTTTTTAAAGCCATCTCTCCAAGGCTGAAGGAGGGATCAATCTGATAAATACTTATTTTAAAACCGTGCTTTTCGTGAAAAGTTGCTCTGCCGAGAAAAAGAATTTTTATACCCTTTTGAAGCTGCATCCCTGTTTTTATGTAAAAGTTCAAGACTGTATCAGCGTTTCTACTCCATACCACAGCATCACATTTGGCAACGATTTCATTGTTGGTTTTCTCAACAAGTTCAATCCAGTAGTTTCCGTTTTTATCAGGGTCTATTTTTGCTATCTCAGCAACAATCCATTGATAATCAGAGATTTCCTGAATATATTCCCTGATCTCAATTAAGTACTGTGAAAGACTCTGATAGGTTACGTCTACTTTAAACATTCATGCAAGCCTCTTTAATAAGATTTTTCATTTCTCCTACTGCTCTTGCAATTCCTACAAGAATAGCTCTTGCAATTATACTGTGTCCAATATAAAGCCCTCTTAATCCTTTTATTGCTGCAACAGGTTTTACATTATAATAATTTAGTCCATGACCTGCATTTGTTTTAAGTCCGATGCTTAAAGAAAAGGCAACCGCGTCTTTAATTCTTTCAAGTTCTTTAAACTGACTATGTCCTTTTGTTTCAGAATAATATCCTGTGTGAATTTCAACCATGTCTGCTCCAATTTCCTTTGAGCACTCAATGGAGGCTCTGTCAGGATTTATGAAAAGACTTACTGGAATGCCTTGATCTTTAATTTTCTTAATGGCTTCCCTCAGATGAGTTTTGAGTTCAATAACATTTAAACCACCTTCTGTTGTAAGTTCTTGTCTTTTTTCTGGGACAAGGGTTACCATATCAGGTTTTACAGCAAGGGCTATGTTAATCATCTCTTCAGTAGCAGCCATTTCCAGATTTAGCTCACATGGGACAACTTCTCTGAGGATTTTAAGGTCTCTGTCCTGTATGTGCCTGCGGTCCTCTCTTAGATGCACCGTTATTCCATCAGCTCCACCCAGTATTGCCAGAGTTGCAGCCATTACAGGGTCTGGTTCAAAAGTTTTTCTTGCCTGCCTTACAGTAGCAACATGGTCAACATTTACTCCTAAGATAACCATAATTGACCCTCCCGAGGATTAATTGATTTGATTATATCAATTTTTCTAAAGAGTTGACAAAACTCCTGTTTATTATGAAAAAAGTATGGGATTTCAGGTTTACCAAATTTTTTCTACAAGACAAAAGGGTTTATGGAGTTGAAGAATTTTTTCATATACCTTTAAATATTCTTTTACCATCTTGTCTGCGGTGAAGTTTTTTTCTACATGCAATCTGCAATCCAAAGGATTTATTTTTTCAATCTCTTTAATTTTTTCAACCATCTCATCAATCATGTTTTCAACTGAAACAATAAAACCTGTAGTTCCATCAACTACTATTTCAGGCACAGAAGCTCTTCTTGGAGCAATAACAGGCGTTCCGCAAGCCATTGATTCAATCATTACAAGTCCAAAAGGTTCTTTCCATTGAATTGGAAAAAGCATTGCCTTTGCTTTACTTAACCATGACACTTTTTCTTTAAATGGAACTTCTCCAATTAAAATTACATCTTTGCCATCAATCAATGGTTTTACTTCTTTATTGAAGTATTCCTCATCAACAGGATCAACCTTTGTTAAAACCATAAGCTTTTGTTTTGCTTTTTTGGCAATTTTTATTGCTTCAACAATTCCTTTTTCAGGAGAAGACCTTCCAAGAAATATTAAAAAGTCTTCTTTTTTATCATTGAATGGATATTTTTCAACTTCTATTCCATTGTAAACAGTTGCCACATAGTGGGCTTCTGGAAGAGGTGTTCTCTGGTCATTGCTGATAGACACATGGTAACATCTTTTAAATAAATCCGTTTCATTATAAATCTTTTTAAGTTCAGGGAGATCAAGTCTACAATGAAGAGTGAAGACTACAGGTTTTTCTATTAAATCCGCAATCCATCCCCAGGGAAAAATATTGGGACCAAAATGACAGTGAATTATATCAAAATCATCACTCATTTCAATTACTTTTGCAGCCTGCAAAAACTCGTACTTCCATATTTCTCTTCTTGGTCTTCCTCTCATTGCAGAAGCTACAACAGAAACAAGTTTTTGGGGACAGATAGAATCTCCTGTTGCAAAAAGCGTTACTTCATGCCCCTGGTTGTGCAATCCTTCTACAAGTTCTCCCACGATGAGTTCCACTCCTCCATACATTGGTGGTGGAACTCTTTCAATAAGTGGTGCAACCTGTGCTATTTTCATCGGTCTTCCTCCAGCATTTTGTAGATTTTTAAATAACTTTCAGCCATGGTGTCTCTTGAAAACTTTTGCTGAACAGTTTTTCTGCAAAGGTTTCTGTCAATTTTTTCAATCTTTTTTAAAGCCTCGCATGCTTCATCAACAGAACCAACTAAAAATCCGGTAATACCGTGCTCTACAACTTCCTGTGTGGAGCCCTTTCTGAAAGCAATAACAGGCGTTCCGCAAGCCATTGATTCAATCATTACAAGTCCAAAGGCTTCTTTCCATCTTACAGGGAATATCAGTGCTAAAGCATTTTTTAAAAGTTCTGCCTTTTCCTGAAAAGTAAGCTCACCAAATACTTTAATCTGCCTTCCATCCTGCTGGGAAAGAATCTTCTCTCTGTAAAACTCCTCAAACTCTTTTCTTATTTCTCCAGCAAGAATAATGGGAATACCGCTTTTTTTGCTTATCTCAATTGCTATATCAGGACCCTTATGAGGAGAAAAAGTTCCAAGAAAGACAAGATACTCTCCTTTCTCCCCTGAAAAGGGATATTTTTTTACATCTATGCCATGATAAACTGTAGCTATCCAGTTGAGCTCAGGGGCAAGTTCTCTCTGAGCATTGCTTATGGAGATATAGAATCTGTCTTTAAAGGCTTCTCTGAGCACAGCAGGCTCTGGTGGTAAAGAACTGTGAATTGTTGTTAGCATGGGAGTTTTTATTAGAGGAGTAATAGTCAGAGGAATAAATCCATTATGATTATGAAGAATATCAAACTCATTATTCATTTTCCCTACTTTCTCTGTTTGTAAAATATCATAGTCATAGAAATCCCATTTAAACTGCCCAAGCATCTCATAAAGATTTTTTTCTACAACTGGGATTAATTTGCATGGAAGATTTGAATCTCCAGAAGCAAAAACACTTACTTCGTGACCTTTTTCAGTTAAAGCGCATGCAAGGTCATAAACAACAAGTTCTGTTCCTCCGTATTTTTCAGGAGGCAGTTTCTTCCAAAGTGGCGAAATTAATCCAATTTTCATCTTTCTCTTTTCTTGAGAGTTTAAAAAATCCATATATCTGCCATACTACTGAAAAGTATATTAAGCCATTGATAAAAGCTCCTGTAGCTAAGATAACTTGATTTTTTAAGATTCCTAAAACAAAGGCGAATCCGCTCAAGAGCAGTATTAAGAACTCTGGCAAGCCTTCTTGAATACATCCAATTACTCGAGAGTTTTCCTTAAATTTAGGAGTTCTCCAAAATCCTTTTTTTGGATAAATCAGGCATTTAATCCATTCAGTTGCCATCGGCAGAGTCAGGGAAAGAAAAGAGATAAATGCATAGATACGCTCTTTTAAACTCACAGCAGTATTAGCGGGCATTGCAAAAAAGAAACCAAGAGACCTGCTTAACAGGAATGCTAAATATGGAACTAAAAAAGCAAAGCTGAATGAAACCAGTCCAATGCTGCTGAATATTATAATCCAGAAAGGTATAAATAAGTTGTTAAACCATATTGTATTTTGAGCTAAATAACAAAGCTTTTGCATGAAATTGAGTTTACCACTGATAAAAAATTTGAGATTTTTCATTATAGTCTGCATGTTTCCGAATACCCATCTTGCTCTCTGTTTCTTGTAAGCTTTGTAGCTATATGGCATAAGCCCCTTACCTTTTGAACGATCAATATAAATTGTTTTGTAACCAAGCTCATGAATTCTTATCCCGATTTCACTGTCTTCTGTTATGACTTCCTCTGAAAATCCTCCAATTCTTTCAAGAACGCTTCTTCTTATAAGTCCCATTGTGCCCATAAAAGAGGCAGCATTGTATTCATTGCATGTATTCATTACAGTGCTAAAGAAGTATCTGTAAGCATGATACATTCCCTTTGATGCAGGAGTATCATCCAGGAAATAATCCTGAGGAAGTTGAACAACTGCTATTTCCTGATTTTTAAAGTATCCCACTGTTTTTTTGAGAAAATCCCTTTCCACTACGTAGTCAGAATCTATAATTCCGATTATCTCGGTCTCAGATGAGATGAGTCTTAAAGCATAATTTAAAACTCCTGCTTTAGCTCCTTCAATCTCTGGAATGTAAAAAAATTTTAGTTTTTCACCAAGACAGTTGCAGATTTTTCTAATGATTTCTACATCTTTATCATAAGGAGTATTGTTTACCAGGGCATATACTTCATAGTTTTCATAATCAAGATTACTCAGAGAAGTTAATGTGGATTTAACTACTTCTGCTGGTTCTCTACATATGGGAACAAGAATGGAAACAAAAGGCTTATAATCAGCCGGCAAATCAATAAAATCCGTTTTTCTCAATCTGTGTTTTTTTGTAGTATCAAAAATTAGAAAAAGCTCCAGAGAGAGAAGACATAAAGAAATGCAGTTTATGATTGCTTCAAAAAAACTCAGATGAAGTATGTAAAAAATGTATCCAGAAATAATTAAGAAATAAAGAAATCTGGAAGGAAAACGCCAGCCAGCATTCCTCATTAGCCACCTCCTAAGAAAATTCTTAGTAGCAGCTAATTATAAAGAATGCTAATATAGTATAGCAAAAAATTATTCAAGTTATCAACTTTCAAATAGATAACACTCTGGACTTGCCAGGAATCCTGCAATAAGGATAAAATTAAAATATTGAGCCGAAGTGGCGGAACTGGCAGACGCGCCAGATTCAGGATCTGGTGGTGGCAACGCCGTGCGGGTTCAAATCCCGCCTTCGGCATTTAGGTTAAATAATGTAAAATAGAGAGTGAGAGATGAAAAAAGTATTATTAATTTTTATTTTATTTGTGATGTTTTCAATTACTAATTCTGGATATTGTAAGGAAGTGCCTTTTACTCTTGAAGATAGAGATAGAATTATTCGTATGGAAGCAAAGTTGTCTGAGATAGAAAAGAGATTTGAGCAAATTGACAAAAGATTTGAGCAAATTGACAAAAGATTTGAGCAAATTGACAAAAGATTTGAGCAGATAATAACATTTATGTGGATGCTTGTTGCTATTTTTACAGGTATTACATCAGCTACAATAGGTTTCGCTATCTGGGATAGAAGAACTATGATAAAACCCTTTGAAACAAAAACAAGAATAATAGAAGAGGAAATAAACAGGGATAGAGAGAAACTTAATTCAGTTGTTGAAGCTTTTCGTAATCTTGCAAAAACTGATGAAAAAGTTGCTGAAGTTTTGAAACGCTTAAATCTTTTATAAAATTTTAGCTCCCAGTAAGAACTTTTTATCAATCTTTATCTTTAAGCCTCAAAATCTTTGGTGTTTTAAGTTTTATAATTCTGAAGTAAAGTCAGATATAAAAAACTGCAAAGGCAATCCATGATAAAATAAGAAGCGTTTTACTCCTCTAGAATAAAAATCATTTTTGCACTCACCCTTCTATAAAGACAGAAGCTGGAAGGTATATCA from Thermodesulfovibrio sp. 3907-1M harbors:
- a CDS encoding RNA methyltransferase, with protein sequence MTLWKDNVYFVLVEPKESGNIGSSARAIKNMGFRNLILVNPVTLTDEAYWMAWASKDILERAEVYKELDDALRDKALVVGTTRRRGSKRGAILDVKDGVKRVFEVAQNNKVAILFGREDKGLFNEEVEKCGCLITIPTSELQPSLNLAQAVLIVAYELMRLEEIKDFHMERQFYVDQQELNRLYERVFTVLKKIGYMPDNPYLEKRIMNNFRHLLGRTGLTFWELKLLHGICTHIEEKLKNSG
- the xseB gene encoding exodeoxyribonuclease VII small subunit, translating into MENLSYSKAMKEIEEILKFIESQEVDVDVLVEKVKRATELIRFCKSKLKTAEEELHKTLITLEESDSTEVDPF
- the xseA gene encoding exodeoxyribonuclease VII large subunit, giving the protein MFKVDVTYQSLSQYLIEIREYIQEISDYQWIVAEIAKIDPDKNGNYWIELVEKTNNEIVAKCDAVVWSRNADTVLNFYIKTGMQLQKGIKILFLGRATFHEKHGFKISIYQIDPSFSLGEMALKKKETIERLTREGLIQRNKLLEIPVIIQRIAIVSSESAAGYEDFLKILKGNRYGFKFYTKLFDAFVQGESAVVSLMEAFQRCAIEAKAFDAVVLIRGGGSVTDLAIFNDYELAKTMALMPIPVFTGIGHTRDETVADFVASMSFKTPSEVAKFIVDKAVDFDSRLDTLKHRIIHRAESFLSVEISRNQSIEERFKLAVKNSREKILQKMNLTVSEVHNNVLKRVHSEREILFKVKQQLYKKTNLLLTAQEVEITNINNKVKMKINENMAKQSFRISSYRDSLFTKLKNTLSLKNIQIERVSEKLRLLSPENILKRGYSITYLNGKVLKNSQEVPLRANIQIQLYNGKLTAEVTRKEENNGELKLF
- a CDS encoding pyridoxine 5'-phosphate synthase; the protein is MVILGVNVDHVATVRQARKTFEPDPVMAATLAILGGADGITVHLREDRRHIQDRDLKILREVVPCELNLEMAATEEMINIALAVKPDMVTLVPEKRQELTTEGGLNVIELKTHLREAIKKIKDQGIPVSLFINPDRASIECSKEIGADMVEIHTGYYSETKGHSQFKELERIKDAVAFSLSIGLKTNAGHGLNYYNVKPVAAIKGLRGLYIGHSIIARAILVGIARAVGEMKNLIKEACMNV
- a CDS encoding glycosyltransferase family 4 protein encodes the protein MKIAQVAPLIERVPPPMYGGVELIVGELVEGLHNQGHEVTLFATGDSICPQKLVSVVASAMRGRPRREIWKYEFLQAAKVIEMSDDFDIIHCHFGPNIFPWGWIADLIEKPVVFTLHCRLDLPELKKIYNETDLFKRCYHVSISNDQRTPLPEAHYVATVYNGIEVEKYPFNDKKEDFLIFLGRSSPEKGIVEAIKIAKKAKQKLMVLTKVDPVDEEYFNKEVKPLIDGKDVILIGEVPFKEKVSWLSKAKAMLFPIQWKEPFGLVMIESMACGTPVIAPRRASVPEIVVDGTTGFIVSVENMIDEMVEKIKEIEKINPLDCRLHVEKNFTADKMVKEYLKVYEKILQLHKPFCLVEKIW
- a CDS encoding glycosyltransferase family 4 protein; the protein is MKIGLISPLWKKLPPEKYGGTELVVYDLACALTEKGHEVSVFASGDSNLPCKLIPVVEKNLYEMLGQFKWDFYDYDILQTEKVGKMNNEFDILHNHNGFIPLTITPLIKTPMLTTIHSSLPPEPAVLREAFKDRFYISISNAQRELAPELNWIATVYHGIDVKKYPFSGEKGEYLVFLGTFSPHKGPDIAIEISKKSGIPIILAGEIRKEFEEFYREKILSQQDGRQIKVFGELTFQEKAELLKNALALIFPVRWKEAFGLVMIESMACGTPVIAFRKGSTQEVVEHGITGFLVGSVDEACEALKKIEKIDRNLCRKTVQQKFSRDTMAESYLKIYKMLEEDR
- a CDS encoding glycosyltransferase family 2 protein, translated to MRNAGWRFPSRFLYFLIISGYIFYILHLSFFEAIINCISLCLLSLELFLIFDTTKKHRLRKTDFIDLPADYKPFVSILVPICREPAEVVKSTLTSLSNLDYENYEVYALVNNTPYDKDVEIIRKICNCLGEKLKFFYIPEIEGAKAGVLNYALRLISSETEIIGIIDSDYVVERDFLKKTVGYFKNQEIAVVQLPQDYFLDDTPASKGMYHAYRYFFSTVMNTCNEYNAASFMGTMGLIRRSVLERIGGFSEEVITEDSEIGIRIHELGYKTIYIDRSKGKGLMPYSYKAYKKQRARWVFGNMQTIMKNLKFFISGKLNFMQKLCYLAQNTIWFNNLFIPFWIIIFSSIGLVSFSFAFLVPYLAFLLSRSLGFFFAMPANTAVSLKERIYAFISFLSLTLPMATEWIKCLIYPKKGFWRTPKFKENSRVIGCIQEGLPEFLILLLSGFAFVLGILKNQVILATGAFINGLIYFSVVWQIYGFFKLSRKEKDENWINFATLEETAS